Proteins from a single region of Macaca fascicularis isolate 582-1 chromosome 5, T2T-MFA8v1.1:
- the HS3ST1 gene encoding heparan sulfate glucosamine 3-O-sulfotransferase 1, with the protein MAALLLGAVLLVAQPQLVPSRPAELGQQELLRKAGTLQDDVRYGAAPNGSAQQLPQTIIIGVRKGGTRALLEMLSLHPDVAAAENEVHFFDWEEHYGHGLGWYLSQMPFSWPHQLTVEKTPAYFTSPKVPERVHSMNPSIRLLLILRDPSERVLSDYTQVFYNHMQKRKPYPSIEEFLVRDGRLNVDYKALNRSLYHVHMQNWLRFFPLRHIHIVDGDRLIRDPFPEIQKVERFLKLSPQINASNFYFNKTKGFYCLRDSGRDRCLHESKGRAHPQVDPKLLNKLHEYFHEPNKKFFELVGRTFDWH; encoded by the coding sequence ATGGCCGCGCTGCTCCTGGGCGCGGTGCTGCTGGTGGCCCAGCCCCAGCTAGTGCCTTCCCGCCCCGCCGAGCTGGGCCAGCAGGAGCTTCTGCGGAAAGCGGGGACCCTCCAGGATGACGTCCGCTATGGCGCGGCCCCGAACGGCTCTGCCCAGCAGCTGCCTCAGACCATCATCATCGGCGTGCGCAAGGGCGGCACGCGCGCGCTGCTGGAGATGCTCAGCCTGCACCCCGATGTGGCGGCCGCGGAGAACGAGGTCCACTTCTTCGACTGGGAGGAGCACTACGGCCACGGCCTGGGCTGGTACCTCAGCCAGATGCCCTTCTCCTGGCCGCACCAGCTCACGGTGGAAAAGACCCCCGCGTACTTCACGTCGCCCAAAGTGCCTGAGCGAGTCCACAGCATGAACCCGTCCATCCGGCTGCTGCTCATCCTGCGAGACCCGTCGGAGCGCGTGCTATCTGACTACACCCAAGTGTTCTACAACCACATGCAGAAGCGCAAACCCTACCCGTCCATCGAGGAGTTCCTGGTGCGCGACGGCCGGCTCAACGTGGACTACAAGGCCCTCAACCGCAGCCTCTACCACGTGCACATGCAGAACTGGCTGCGCTTCTTCCCGCTGCGCCACATCCACATTGTGGACGGCGACCGCCTCATCAGGGATCCTTTCCCCGAGATCCAAAAGGTCGAGAGGTTCCTGAAGCTGTCGCCGCAGATCAATGCCTCGAACTTCTACTTTAACAAAACCAAGGGCTTTTACTGCCTGCGGGACAGCGGCCGGGACCGCTGCTTACATGAGTCCAAAGGCCGGGCGCACCCCCAAGTAGATCCCAAACTACTCAATAAACTGCACGAATATTTTCATGAGCCAAATAAGAAATTCTTCGAGCTTGTTGGCAGAACATTTGACTGGCACTGA